CCCTTATgagaaaggggaaaagcaaaaatccACTATGCTGAGAACAATCTCTTACAGCTAGCCTTTTCTCTTACCATAATCAGACCAAATTATGTCCTGTATAAATGGCCTTGTTTCTTACCATAATCAGATTAAATTATGTCCTAACTTTTACATTTGACATTAATCCACCATTTTCAAGTTGTAGATTTATTTGATATGTTCTATGGTCTGATAATTTATATTGAAAAACGTTATCTGcacttatttttattattacactATATAATAAACAAATGCTGAGTgtgaaaataacaaaaaaatggaTTGCAAATAATTTTACATTGTTtagattgcaatttttttggagtttttatagaaaatatactgtaataatttgatatatgtgaggtaaaaaagtAATTGAGAAACGTGTACACGAAAAACGTAGAAATTTTTtggtgaaaagtgaaaactggctttccaaacaaggcaataatattttcctttattttcttcttcGTACAAAATATAAATTACTCCTATTTCTTCACCGCTAAGGATTTGGAATTTGGAATGTTCCAAACTTATCCAGCAGTTTCTTTCCTTCAGCATCCTTTGAATTCTCGACCCCACCACCCTATTCTAGATTCCATTCCCATCACCTCCACCGTGTCCCCGGCCCACCTCCGCCCGCATCTTCCTTCTCTATAAAATACTTAAAACTAACTTCTTCCCCTATAGGCTATAGCATTCCTCCAAAACCAGCAAATTTCCGGTCAACTATCGAACGCAGTCTTGAAGAAATTGATCTTTCAATTCGGAACAGGAGAGCTAGATCAGAGAAGAGATGTGCTTGGTATTCGTCTGTGATGAAGATGAAAGAGTTCTGGCAAGGCAAATAGCACCAGGCGCGTGCCCATACTGCGGTGGGATGGTTCAAGCCCTGGATGTGGAGAAAGAATGGCGATTCTGCTTTGTCCCTCTTTACTTCAAGGCCAAACGCAAGTATTTCTGCACCATCTGCGCCAGGCGCCTCACCATCCAATAATCTCTCTCTTAAGCAGAGATGATTGTAATTAATTAGATGATGACTCATCTAATTGTATATAATTAATAACAAATACACTTTCTGATTTGCTTTTTACTTTGCTTCAgatatgatgatgatgatgcaaGAATAgttttgtgtgtgtgtatatatatatatatatatgtaaatatTTGTTGATTGTTAATCCTGAGGTTAAATGATCCGCAATTTTGTGTTTATGCATGGAGAATTAATTGATGGTGCTCTGCGTTTGTTTCTTGCTCTTCTTTTTATCTGAAATTTAAGCTCATATTAGGCTCCCATGAATAGTTCAAATTTACCTAGTTACCGTCTGAAATTGTGATTTATCTTTCATTCTCGTAAAATCTGGGCAGGGCGAGGTGATCGGGACCATGATTAGCATCACTGATAAATATAAATGCACGCTCGAAAATATTTATAGTGAATGAAGTTTGTACAAGTCTTCTATTATTAACGcaaactttatttttttaaaattgatttgacAATGTGATCGTTACGTTGGAAAATATGAAAGGACATAAAGTGATAACAAAATCTTTACAGTAAATTCCCTCCTCTTCttttatatataataaataaattagtAGGAATGACACACCCTATATGTGTGTAAATCttaaaggaaaattttttaaaacatataTTAAACTTTTTAGTAGTTGTTGGAGGTTATGTTTTAGGAATATGGATAGAcgaattttgttttttgtttttttttgataaaaagttGTTGGCAATTATTGTCTTGTTAGAAGTTTCTTTAGGCTTGGGGTGAGGAGGGTATATACGTCTTTGTGTGTGTTTATTGTACTCATAGTTACGTGGGGATGAGAAGTTTAATAGATGTAATGCGGATAGATAATAGTAAATATTAAAAGAGTATATTTGATAAAACAAATAATGATACTTTTTTTAAGAGTTAATATTCTATACACTAATAATGTATACACTTACATCATTATATACATCACAAatagaaattcaaattttacatatatatcGTATATTCAACCGTGATAGTATATACATCgttaatatatataagatttatttttttttaataccaaACTTTGGCTCAGGCTTTACATGTAGAAAGATATAGAAGAAAATAATGAGTAAAAATTGCTTTAGTGAATTTTTCGACATTTATCATTGGAGCATTGTGCAGATGATTATCACGGGGCTTGTACGTTTGAGGCTATGAGGACTAAGGTTGTTCTTTGTCTATccacttctctttttttttttgttctttgtcTATCCACTTCTATCCACTTCTCAATGGCATGGCCAATTGGTAAGTACTGTTAGAGAAAGAGGGCACTATggattaaaataataataataaaagcaaaaaattCCAGGTCAAGGGGTCTTTTCAGTTTTTATTACATcacaaaagaaagtaaaaaaataaaaattcagaCATCACAATTATGCTTTGGATTGACTCTCAAATAGTTTTGATTAGTAATCAGGAGGAGGTGGCCATCGCTAGTCGGACtattgatttaatttcttttgaaGCAAATGGCTccaattttcttcaattttcacaAGATTATTACAATAAAAAGGCAAACGTTTTCTTTATAATTAGAACCAAAATTCGTTGATGTTTCTACTAATTTATAGGAATAAAGCAATTTGCGTGCTACTGCAATAAAAATGGAATTATAATGTACTCACATACTACTACAGGAAGCTTAAGAATTAGGGGTTCTAAGTTCTAATCTCCATGTCTCCTCCTTATATTTCAAATTCACCCTCTtgtaatgtttttttttcttctaaataTTCCATTAGGAAGCAAAGTTTCTAATAGGATATGAATTGTAAAACTATTGAGAATATGAGGAGTACattgcaaatttattttttgtaattaGCATAAGCCACTTTTTTTGTAATACTCAATATGGTTGAAAATTCtattttgttttgattaattATGGCAACTTGGGCATGGCTAGTCCAATGATTGATTTCATTTCGTCTGAAGCAAAACATACCTCCAATATTCTTcaatttcataagaagcttaCAATCAACAACACAATTAATTTTCCTTCTTAATTAAAAAGTCCGAGAACCAAAATGCAGTAATGCCTCCAGTCATTTCATGAAAGAAAGGGATTTGCATATTATCCTTAGAATGGAGTTGTGATGCATGGACCTTTTACAATAGTTCGcaaattttctagggttatgAATCATAAAATTAGCAGAATATTACtaatttggatttgaatttgataaaaaaaatactatagcGATGTGATGTATGCAAGAAAAGGTGATCcgaaaatattttaaaaaacttttccACAAACTTTTCCGAAAATGGATCCATTTTTAAACATCGCAGAATTAGCCTTATCTAGGTTTAATTGGCTACTAGTAAAACAAAAACTTGGCTTTAGCATGCTTAAAATGACTGAGAGGTAGACTCTCAGATGGTCCACTGGGACTTCTATGACTGTCCTGATCATTCCATTTCAGTGAATTAAATTGAATTTTTAAATGAACGGAGCCTCTTTTATTGCTTTTCATTTAGAACCACACAACAAATAGCTGGAATTTCCAGCTATACTCCTAAAGTAACTCCTAGGACCAAAGCCGTGCtatatttttttagtttttacaaTATTACTTTTCTTGACATTTAAGAATTTTATTCAGTAGACAAAATTTATGATAAATTATCTAAAATATAAACCCTTATTACTTATTTCATAATTAAAATAAACATATACTATAAATAATATACTAGTAATCGAGCTACTTGATAAGCACTCGAATAGTACAAAGGGAGGCTTGAACTCGATTTGGTATATGCATCGTGCTACTCGAATTTGATCAAATCGAATTCGAGTCGAATATTTGACTGATCTGCTCACGAGTTACTTGCGAGCGGCTCGACTCGCCTGTAGCCTGCtttaagtattttttttttcatcaattaTTGCAGAATAACTCCTCTTCTTTGGAGTTGTTTGcacaaaatttttaataacttCAACAAAAAATGATTCAAGTGCTAGTATTGGTAgtgaaaagaaaatatttttggaatTGTAAATGTTCTAGAACTTTTATACGTCGTTATGGCCTAGAATTGAAAAACAACATTATtagggaaaagagaaaaataccTTGACTAAGACAGACAAAAAGTTACATTTGTCAAAAACTCTATTGTgctaaaatatataatatacctCAGTCCTCAAGTGCATTTGCAATTTTGGCCACTGACCAATTTTGATAGTTTATATGATCAAGTATCCTTCAGCTGACTAATTTTAGATATATGCTAGACTACAATTGAAAACTCGCAAATCAGTGGCTTTCAACTGACTAACTTTAGATACATGCCAGACTACATTTGAAAACTCACAAATCAGTGGCCTAAGTTGTGACAATACTGTAATAAGACAATGGCCTTAGGGGAATTCGAAGTTCGAACAGCCACTGCTAGCCCCGATTAAACATCTTCTCCTGCCTTGGTACAGGCGGTCTGAGTTGGAGTACATCTCTCCTATTATTTTCTTTATCTCTCTTATTGTTTTGTTATCCCTTATAACTGCTATACGATTAGGATAGAATTAGATTTTATATTCCTATATATAAAGATAGAACTAGTTAGTTGTATGATAAGGATAGAATTAGCATAGTATTCTAGTACGTTAGCgtatattacttttattttctttatctcTCATATTATTTTCTTATCCCTTGTAACTGCTATACGATTAGGATAGAATTAGTTTTTATATTCCTATATATAAAGATAGAAGTAGTTAGTTGTATTATAAGGATAGAATTAGCATATTATTCTAGAAGTTTACAATTTGTCTTTGTATATATTCTCCGTTGTACATGACACTTGGGTATCGGAAAAATAAAATTGCCACTTTTtgacatggtatcagagcaatgATCCTTCTCGCTGTTTTCTCCATATCTTAACTTTTGATTATTTCCTCAtgttttaatattttattattcattcttgttGAGTTTTTGAAACAATAGCAGAGCAAACTAAATCACAGAATCCAAGAAGTTCCTTGACTGGTGATTTGTTTTGTGATCCAAGTTCAAATGATGTAACAAATTCTTTGATTTCCACTACTTCAATTAGCAATTTGATAGCCGCACAATATGAGTAGCTCCTGTCATTTTTGAACTGTGATATACTTTCAAAAGAAAGTGATATACGTTCTTTTTTCAATTAGTTTGGCATAACATTTGTGCGTAATTCTGGGCAACTAGAAACCTTATTGTCACCAAATTTGAGATGGAATAACCAACTCCAGGTTGAAATAGCCAGTGCATGGTTGGTggaaaagggataatttcagaaacttccCCTGATGTTTCTGACAATTTCCTTATACCTCATCCCATGAGCTATGTAAAATTATACTTACCTTCCTTGGTCGAGTTGTGGGCCCAGTCATTACAACACATGGGGAGAAATCACACATAAAATTTGTTTTGGCCATAGAGCACGTATGACGCCTAGGGCATAAGGGGTTTGATGACTTGAAATCATCCTCACCTTTCTCTAGCTTAtaaccaatgtttttaaactcggaccggtcagtgaaccggagaggtggccggttcgcggttcgaccggtccaaccggccggttcaaaggttcactgtttttttttttttttttttagtgttaagtactaagcaggtttcattctacacttgaactttaccaacataacttaatttaagttatgataataataaattttctaaaagttatacacaaaacatggaatgataaatataattaaaatatcataattcaccataagttttcataaattcattataaacataaatagatacaatccaaatgtgcaccaattatcacaaataaaaacacaaaaaataaataaattaaatattgaaattcttttacaacccttaaaaaaatccataaaagagttcaagttaagacaaactatttgaatagcaaacttttatcagtggcatgataagcaaccacaccaccttcacaatttcatcaacttaagctgaaaaagttaaaattttattataaaaatataaatctaattgctcaaactaaaaaaaactaaaaatttttgaaaaaaaatatacagttaaacacataaaaaattaattgctactaaacattactaattaatatgttatattaaattcaatgatcctataccattaattattttaaattcaattatcaatagcttcgattatgtgccaactaccatatttttgaccaacccaatgttattatttgtaattcctacccaattcctacacggatgtgcactacttttgcaaaaatttcatccttaattaatcgaataaaaataaaacaaaaataagggaaacatatgaaaattgaggggaaaaagaagaaaatgcaaaaaatcaactaaagataataatatagaaaaaaaccttgaaaagaaaaaaattaaacttactaaaatgttggaaaacaagaaaagttgaaattttcaacttgtttacaatctgctaaagataataacctgataataatggtgaagacttgagaaaatcttgttgtggatatttgggttaaaaatggttaagaagaaaaaattgaaaaaaaaaataagagaagaacttgatgttttaatatattttttagtaggtgtatatgatagataattgtaaccaatttctggtttggaaggaatttgagaaagttagggttttatatccccaattctggccggttttgtatctcatggttataggccgaattggccttggcttaaaacatgaaagttgtaggtattgatgtgttagaggtgtctgtaaaatttcaggtcaatcggagtagtgtagaatgagataagccgaaattactattgctgttctggatTCTTCCGAATGtgagaactgcgtctgaaattggttgttttgactggaattgttttggatttggttgttgaggtcttctgatgaaatgtagcttgatgtcctagctatcatatacctttggaatttctgaatttggacctgtatagactgagttgtactgattacagcagaATGTAGTTTGTGAACCTGTTATTGTGGTCCTGGTTTGGTAtcttgcatatttgacctagttgtgctgggaattggactgagtgaccttctacattgttgtatccctgtttcttagcttcgaaacggtgggtcttacaccctcatccgataagcgtagtgcaatttgtgccattaccgcaaactgaggacaaaactgtttttttttcagggccaagttagttacatttctgaaatttctggttacctatgatgcttgtatatgcttatgaaaccctattggggttgtgattggcattgctttatgactcgttatcgagtctcattgtatttgtttgtatgttttaggacgtgacgggggttcacgacgtccttttaacgacggtgcatgaaacatcacctacttgattggtgagtatactactcacttgaatgtttataatgtggctttgctatatgtgattgtgatgccttgaaggcttgtttggctattggaaatgattaaggtgagggtgtacttgaccgccctcatcctttttatcttgttaatgactgtttaccgtttcactgtaatactgcacttgctatatgagatattgaattccattcatgagaaactgtttgggtgtcggttggacgagtatccaacggccctactgtattactgagctcgacctcgttggtagtcacttgaatcgagccagcgagggcttggtcgtgaaaattgactagccacggggactgaaatgggaatcttgtggtaatgagacccttggttccggtgtactcgagtatcacctaaaactactgcttggagtgcgggcccggttagggtatgttgggtggaaggaatggaagtgaagtgaggtctacgatcgggtattcttaaacattgacggagggtcaatgaggttggatcaagaatgtaagcgtggaaatgggctcttgagagccgtccgtatccttttaccgacttgttttatttcttaattgcgtacttgagatgaaagtttatggttaagtgatctttgttgattatgtgatagttgctcactgagctttagctcactctgttccatttgttttccttacaggaaaaatgactattttgggaaaggttgtgctagttggttgtcaagttgagctcatgtaaatgtatattttgaatagctccttcagggtgaaaaccctaagtgttttgtttcaacCAATGGTTGGTTTGTATTGGGCTAATTGCACATGTATGAActtgttggatattttggtataccgctttggcttgtaaatgttaaatttcgatgtatatatgttggattgatgtttggttgaactcCGGATTCtgacatggccggtactgttcatcagcGGCttcgatttttattttttttattttggttcttgtggcttgttcgagcgcgcttttactttcccgaaacgttttagatcgcgtgtaactgctcgttagtcctggcgagagttgggcaggcagtccgctaacccctttggttcgccttagggaaaggtggggctgtcacatttatTCTTGCAAATGTGTTCCCCAGGCAGGCTATTTCTTGGCAATGTATGTCGCACGCTATTTGATTTACACCTTTATTTGAATCGAGGAGAAATATATAACACTAGTAGTAAAGAGGGAGAAAGAATGTATCATGTGCCATGGTCTTCTATACTCTAGAAACATTAAATTCCAATGTATCATGTGCCATGGTCTTCTATACTCTAGAAACATTAAATTCCTTCTCAAGGTAATTAGCAATATGTTTTCTGATGCTTTGTTTATGAGTCTCGAGTTGAATGCTACTATCAATCAAATATAAATTGAACAATTAAGGAATCACAACAAAAGGACAATTTTAGAATGAAATTATCTTTGCTttttcaaaattagtttttgtttaatgatatattttaaattGGATTGATAATGTTACAAAACTTCGAAAATAAaagaggtaagtgatattttttaaactttaaatTTAAAGATGTTAAGTGATATTGTTAGAAATTTTGGagaaggtttctgaaattattcctttttaaaagtattttaaTGGTTACGACATCTAACTTAGAGCAACTCCAACGAAGTTGCATAAAGAGTGTAATGGGTGGGCAATTCATTATTAAATGGCGGACTCCTTCACATTTTGCCCAGCAAACGTTAATGGTTTCAATGTTAATTTTTTCCAATCGTGCACTGAATTAGCAtaattatttttagaaaataaaaaattctataataatttgttttaatttgcaTAATAATTAGTTTGCAACAAGTATCATAATTTGTttgcataattatttttcaaaaagtaacaatatattatttttgagagatagaaaaagatatattgttcaaacttaaaattaataatattatttttagaaaattaaaaattaaaaaagtaaaaaatttaatgaaagttaatactttattttttaaaaataacaaaattatttttaaaatttattttatttatttatgggatatgagTTATGCATTGTGGATCCATGCTATTACACCTTGTGGAGTGTAATCTATTGTGAGTAAAAGTATAATAAAAGaggagaaaataaaatattaacgTGGCATGTAAATTACATTCTAAAGAGTGTAAATCATTGTGGATGCCTTTACGGAGTCATATACATATCCCCAAGAACCCCCAGCGTGGCCTCGGATTCTGAATCGTCAAGGCTTTTCTGACCcggatatatatatacactagTTTATACACAACTAATGACTACCTagggaaaggaaaagaaaagattgGAAGATAATCCGACAGCAGAGAGTGCTGGGTATCAGGGTTATCGTGCTGCGTGGCCACAGTCTTGCAGCCCCATATCTCATTACCCACAAAACTGTCACCCTACTTTTTGTTACCAGTAAGAAGCAGTCATGCATGAAACGGGAATTTTTCGTCTGATAAGTTGGAGTCACCACACCACTGATAGAAGCAGTTTGAGAGGGTCAGTGGAGAGGAAAAATAAAAGTTGAGGACCTATACTCCTATTTGGCTTTTTGTATAATTGACACTTGGCTTTTGCAATCGACATTTTGTAGACCTGTAAGCTACCTCTCAGtggagaggaaaaacaaaagttgaGGACCCATACTCCTATTTGGTTTTTTGTGTAATTGACACTTGGCTTTTGCGATCGACATTTTGTACACCTGTAAGCTACCTCACTTTCTTTGGTTTTATGTTATAGTTATCAGATTCAAAGCTAACCACTGGGCCATTGGCTCGGTGGCCACCACCTagttggtggggtgggaggtaAAGGTTCAAATTTTGTCTCTCATCAAAATGTCACATTTAAGTGGCTTATTTCTAAAATAATTCAGGCGGGTGTACTGTGCACCCGTCTGGTccggtggtggttcagtccccttCGGATTATTCCTGGGCCTCCTTAAATCCGCCCCCTTCTCCTTAATGTAGGATAGATTAGGTTTATTGccttcgaaaaaaaaaaatcagattcAAAGCTTCAAGGGGAAGCTacttctttttattattattattatatgcCATGCCATTATGGAGTAATAATGAGAATCAAACGGCTACTATAAGGTGTCATAGTGAGAATCAACTGTGGGGGACAACACTACTTTAGTTTGTGACTCGGATTATTTTTTATTGCAAAATTGATGCTTTATCATGATTTTCTCTACCCTTTACGAAAATAGAGATGAATTAATTAttctccttttatttatttattttaacaaGTAGATTATCTTCTCTTccatatttactcattttaAATGGAACCTTCGATTCTTTAAGGAAAAGAATCTGACCATTATTCTATTACTGAGGAACCTTAAAAAGCTATTCTGATAATAATAGTAAAATTGGTTGTGCAAAatgttgcttttttttttttgtcaaagtcAGCAGACTTTTGGACGCTTTTTTACCAAGCTTAACCCCGTGAGAACCcacaaaagccggcaacttttgagAGCCTCACAGGAGACTAATATACTAACCATCCAAACTAACCCAACCCCGATGTGGAATATCAACCTCCACAAGGGAGtctgctagacctaaagaggaCCCCATACTCCCCCCGGACGAAGCTGATGTCTTTTTTTGTCAAAGTCAGCAGACTTTTGGACGCTTTTTTACTAATCTTAACCCTGTGAGAACCCACAAAAGTCGGCAACTTTTGAGGGCCTCACAGGAGACTTGCAAAATGTTGCTGAGTTGTAAGTTAGATGATTTAGTTAAAAGTACAATTGAACCATGGTGAGTTTCGTGGGAAAACAATAGGCGACAAAAATGATACACAATCTTGTGATTGTGGTTGGACGTAAGAAACTATCCGTTGCCTTAACAATTGACAAATGTATTTCACCGTACAAAAttgtgtgtttttgtgtgtgtgtctctgtatatatatatctatatatatatatatatatatatatatatatatatatgtttcaaaacaaaaaaaactaagATTATTTAGATCCGATGGGATCCAAtctcttttaatttttcaaaacttagATTTGTATCATGGCATGGACATTTATTCAATAGAATATTGTATAATATGCAACTTTTGCTGAACATAAAGAAAGAACTCTCATGCCTGCATAAACACTATATATGATTAAATAAAAggcaaattatccaattggccCTTGAACTCTTTGTCTAGGTAAAAATAAACTCCTTATCTATTTTTTGCTGATTTTAAGCCctcgaacttgtaaaattgggCACCCGTGACCCTTTTAGCCAATTTCTTCAGTTTTGCAACCGGAAGGCCAATTCACACGAATGCCATTGTGCTTTttcaaagggcatttttgtcctcattttctaagcaaaaaggaacaactcctccttcttcccTCCATCTAATCTAACCTAACCCACGCCTAAAATCCCACAACAAACCAGACCCCGCCGCCAACTCACCTCCCAACCAGAATCAGCTCGTCCGAACCTCCTCATTTCTCGACCGGGTCAAGTCCTTTAACTTCTCTTCCTACGTCTCCGAGCAGCCTGACCTATTTCGTGCCGTAACCTAGAAATCCGACCCACATTTAAGTTTACTAGTTGTGTAGGTAGCATTAGATGTTTGGGGTTGACAATATTCTATTACTAGTTACTATGACTTTTATCTAAATCTATATATGCTGGCTCAGATTTAAACGAGATGGGTTACATCCATTCTTGTTGAGGAAAGAAAGAGGGAAGAAGAAGGAGTTGTTCCTTTTTGCTTAGAAAatgcggacaaaaatgccctttgaaAAAGCACACTGGCATTCGTGTGAATTGGCCTTCCGGTTACAAAATTggagaaactggctaaaagggtcacgggtgcctaattttacaagttcgagggcttaaagtcagcaaaaaatagatgaggggTTTATTTTTACCTAAACAAAGAGTTCAAGggccaattggataatttgccctTAAATAAATTCTAGTTATTTTCAAATCGATCAAGATCGCCGGATGGTTGAAATAGAAAGTCATCGGATCtgtatgatatatatatatatatatatatatatatatataatagctACAAACACGTAGTTGCCTTGAAGTGGCAAAAGACCAAAATACTCTTGCTGAGACACATGCTTAGCATATCCGCATAAAGTAAgaattttaagatttttttctttgtataaAGTGAAGGAGAATTTtaagatttgcaaaatagtTGCTTATATCTTTCTCAAGTTCTCAAGCGAACATTAAACTAGACCCCATGATACTAGTACAAGATTTGTAAATGTTCACAAAAAATAACAGTAAAAATTGTAGAACTCTA
The Coffea eugenioides isolate CCC68of unplaced genomic scaffold, Ceug_1.0 ScVebR1_468;HRSCAF=1151, whole genome shotgun sequence DNA segment above includes these coding regions:
- the LOC113758303 gene encoding uncharacterized protein LOC113758303 — translated: MCLVFVCDEDERVLARQIAPGACPYCGGMVQALDVEKEWRFCFVPLYFKAKRKYFCTICARRLTIQ